One segment of Pontibacter akesuensis DNA contains the following:
- a CDS encoding SDR family oxidoreductase has translation MLKQFSLEGKVVVITGATGVLGEAFSLAAAGAGARVAVLGRNKERAEKRVAAIQAAGGEAMAILGDVLDEAAMHAAKAEILQQWGTIDGLVNAAGGNIPGATIGPDHNIFDAKIEDSRRAVDLNLFGTVIPTQVFGRVMAEKGKGSIVNVSSIAAQRPLTRVLGYTLAKTAIDAYTKWMAVELGQRYGDGIRVNSLAPGVFLTEQNRSLLLNEEGSYTDRAQKFVQNTPFQRLGNPEELTGTLIYLLSDASRFVTGETLLVDGGFSAYSGV, from the coding sequence ATGTTAAAACAATTCTCATTAGAAGGAAAAGTAGTTGTGATCACGGGAGCCACCGGCGTACTGGGGGAAGCCTTCTCGCTTGCAGCCGCAGGCGCCGGTGCCAGGGTGGCTGTCTTGGGCCGTAACAAGGAGCGGGCAGAAAAACGCGTTGCAGCCATTCAGGCAGCGGGCGGCGAGGCGATGGCCATACTTGGCGATGTGCTGGACGAGGCGGCCATGCATGCCGCAAAAGCGGAAATACTGCAGCAGTGGGGTACTATCGACGGGCTAGTGAATGCGGCTGGAGGCAACATTCCGGGTGCCACCATCGGGCCGGATCACAACATCTTCGATGCCAAAATAGAGGACAGCCGCCGAGCCGTGGACCTGAACCTGTTCGGCACGGTTATTCCCACGCAGGTGTTTGGCAGGGTGATGGCCGAAAAAGGCAAAGGCTCCATCGTGAATGTCTCCTCCATTGCGGCCCAGCGCCCGCTTACCCGCGTGCTGGGCTACACGCTGGCCAAAACAGCCATAGATGCCTATACAAAGTGGATGGCGGTGGAGTTGGGCCAACGGTATGGCGATGGCATTCGGGTCAATTCGCTGGCACCGGGTGTATTCCTGACTGAGCAAAACAGAAGCCTGCTCCTGAACGAAGAAGGAAGTTATACGGATAGGGCGCAGAAGTTTGTCCAGAACACGCCCTTTCAGCGCCTGGGTAATCCCGAAGAGCTTACAGGCACACTGATTTACCTGCTTAGCGACGCCTCCCGGTTTGTAACCGGCGAAACCCTATTGGTGGATGGCGGCTTTAGTGCCTACAGCGGCGTATAA
- a CDS encoding UxaA family hydrolase: MSHKILKVHPNDNVLVALTDLPAGEPITYDSISLSLVEAVPAKHKFTQQDMAPGEEIIMYGTLVGKAVLPIPAGTRISTENVKHQANTFSGKNKSFEWQAPDVSRWEGKTFMGFHREDGQVGTSNTWLVIPLVFCENRNVNIIKQAFLEELGFGRQDLYKSYVQQMVELYQAGNVDAIAQLPLQGQMSNGHRRIFENIDGIKFLTHEGGCGGIRQDSDALCALLAGYIHNPNVAGATVLSLGCQNAQVGILEEKLRALNPNFSKPLIVLEQQQEGTEQELLTQAIRRTFLGLIEADKITRQPAPLSKLVIGLECGGSDGFSGISANPAVGQVSDLIVALGGKSMLSEFPELCGVEQEIINRCVDDKTADRFVHLMRAYAHAAEAVGSGFDMNPSPGNIKDGLITDAIKSAGAAKKGGTSPVVDVLDYTEYATKPGLNLLCTPGNDVESTTAMAGSGANVILFTTGLGTPTGNPVTPVVKVSSNSKLAERMPDIIDVDTGPVIAGEKTIEEMGAEMLDYIIEVASGNIKTKAQQLDQDDFIPWKRGISL, from the coding sequence ATGTCACACAAGATACTAAAAGTGCACCCGAACGATAATGTTTTGGTTGCGCTGACAGATTTACCCGCCGGAGAACCCATTACGTACGACAGCATTTCCCTTTCGCTAGTAGAGGCTGTGCCAGCCAAGCACAAGTTCACGCAGCAGGACATGGCGCCCGGAGAGGAGATCATCATGTATGGCACCCTGGTTGGCAAGGCGGTATTGCCTATCCCGGCCGGCACCAGAATCTCAACAGAAAACGTAAAGCACCAGGCTAATACCTTCAGCGGCAAAAACAAGTCATTTGAGTGGCAGGCGCCTGATGTATCCCGGTGGGAAGGCAAAACCTTTATGGGCTTTCACCGCGAAGACGGACAGGTAGGCACATCCAACACGTGGCTCGTGATCCCGTTGGTGTTCTGCGAGAACCGCAACGTTAACATTATCAAGCAGGCTTTTCTGGAGGAACTTGGCTTTGGACGCCAGGACCTGTACAAATCTTATGTGCAGCAGATGGTGGAGCTGTACCAGGCCGGAAACGTGGACGCCATTGCACAACTGCCGCTACAGGGCCAAATGAGCAACGGGCACCGACGCATATTTGAAAACATCGACGGCATCAAATTTCTGACCCACGAGGGCGGTTGCGGCGGTATCCGCCAGGATTCTGACGCACTTTGTGCCCTGCTGGCTGGTTACATCCACAACCCGAATGTGGCCGGCGCGACAGTGCTTAGCCTGGGTTGCCAGAACGCGCAGGTAGGCATCCTGGAGGAAAAACTTCGTGCCCTGAACCCGAACTTCTCCAAGCCGCTGATCGTGCTGGAGCAGCAGCAGGAAGGTACCGAGCAGGAACTGTTAACCCAAGCTATCAGAAGAACTTTCCTTGGCCTGATTGAGGCTGATAAAATAACACGCCAGCCGGCGCCGCTTAGCAAACTGGTGATTGGCCTGGAGTGCGGCGGATCTGACGGTTTCTCCGGCATTTCGGCAAACCCAGCCGTAGGCCAGGTATCCGATTTGATCGTGGCACTGGGCGGAAAGTCTATGTTATCAGAATTCCCTGAGTTGTGCGGTGTGGAGCAGGAAATCATCAACCGCTGTGTGGATGACAAAACAGCCGATCGCTTTGTGCACCTGATGCGCGCTTACGCGCATGCGGCAGAGGCCGTAGGTTCTGGTTTCGATATGAACCCAAGCCCGGGCAACATCAAGGACGGTTTGATCACAGACGCTATTAAATCGGCGGGTGCTGCCAAGAAAGGCGGTACTTCTCCGGTGGTGGATGTGCTGGACTACACTGAATATGCGACGAAGCCAGGCCTGAACCTGCTTTGCACGCCTGGCAACGATGTGGAAAGTACCACAGCGATGGCCGGCTCCGGTGCCAACGTTATACTCTTCACAACTGGTTTGGGCACGCCAACAGGCAACCCGGTAACGCCGGTTGTCAAAGTATCCTCCAACTCCAAACTGGCGGAGCGCATGCCAGACATCATCGACGTTGACACAGGCCCCGTGATTGCAGGCGAGAAAACCATTGAGGAGATGGGCGCGGAGATGCTAGACTATATTATAGAGGTTGCCAGCGGTAACATCAAAACAAAAGCACAGCAACTTGACCAGGATGACTTCATTCCCTGGAAACGCGGTATTTCACTTTAA
- a CDS encoding LamG domain-containing protein produces the protein METAAAEVKGSMMKGKSAKLMGCCLVLNMLLVGCVASRQSRQEVWQLNSLETISGYTPQVWGQPKVVKAEGKKAIQFDGKEDGLLLGVNPIAGADAFTIEVEFKPAAAYPENVEQRFLHIQDPNNDKRRILIELRLNDKGQWYPDLFMRTENASLTLIDSTRTHPVNKWASIRLAYKDGQLKGYVNGEEELSGEIEYLPISSTAKTSIGTRMDKRSWFNGAIRVVKFSKTVE, from the coding sequence GTGGAAACCGCTGCAGCGGAAGTAAAAGGAAGTATGATGAAGGGAAAATCAGCTAAATTAATGGGTTGCTGCCTGGTGCTAAATATGCTGCTGGTAGGATGCGTGGCCAGCAGGCAAAGCCGTCAGGAAGTGTGGCAACTCAACTCACTTGAGACTATAAGCGGGTACACGCCACAAGTATGGGGGCAGCCAAAAGTGGTAAAGGCAGAAGGAAAGAAGGCGATACAATTTGATGGCAAGGAGGATGGCCTATTATTAGGCGTAAACCCGATTGCCGGCGCAGATGCCTTCACGATAGAGGTAGAGTTCAAGCCTGCTGCCGCTTATCCGGAAAATGTTGAGCAGCGCTTCCTGCACATCCAGGACCCAAACAACGATAAACGCCGCATCCTGATCGAGCTGCGGCTGAATGATAAAGGGCAATGGTATCCGGACCTGTTCATGCGTACCGAAAACGCCTCCCTCACGCTGATTGACTCCACCAGAACACACCCGGTAAATAAGTGGGCAAGTATAAGACTGGCCTACAAAGACGGCCAACTGAAAGGCTATGTAAATGGTGAAGAGGAGCTGTCAGGCGAGATTGAATACCTTCCCATCAGTTCCACTGCTAAAACCTCTATTGGCACCCGCATGGATAAGCGATCCTGGTTTAACGGTGCCATCAGAGTTGTGAAGTTTAGCAAGACGGTGGAGTAG
- a CDS encoding pectinesterase family protein produces the protein MKGYLCLFILLVATLQLAAQPKVYPSSFTVAQDGSGDFNTIQEAVNAVRDLSQQQVTIHIKNGVYREKLVIPSWKTKISLVGESKDSTIITNSDFSGKPFPGKDFTGNEKYSTYTSYTVLVQGNDFVAENLTIENAAGPVGQAVALHVEGDRAIIRNCRLIGNQDTLYAATEGSRQLYQDCYIEGTTDFIFGEATVVFLNCTIKSLKDSYITAAATSPDQKYGFVFIDCKLIADAAATKVYLGRPWRPYSKTVFLNSEMGNHIRPEGWDNWRNPENEKTVLYAEYNSKGAGANAKSRVNWSRQLTAKEAKQYTLENIFPEWKPLQRK, from the coding sequence ATGAAAGGATACTTGTGCCTGTTTATACTTCTGGTAGCCACATTACAGCTAGCGGCGCAGCCCAAAGTTTACCCTAGCTCGTTTACGGTGGCGCAGGACGGCAGCGGCGATTTTAATACCATACAGGAGGCCGTAAATGCCGTGCGTGACTTGTCGCAGCAGCAGGTGACAATACACATCAAGAATGGCGTGTACCGGGAGAAACTGGTTATCCCATCCTGGAAAACGAAGATCTCGCTGGTGGGCGAAAGCAAGGACAGCACCATCATCACCAACAGCGATTTTTCGGGCAAACCGTTTCCGGGAAAGGACTTCACCGGCAACGAGAAGTATAGCACCTATACTTCGTACACGGTACTGGTGCAGGGCAATGATTTTGTGGCCGAGAATTTAACCATCGAAAACGCTGCGGGTCCGGTGGGGCAGGCGGTGGCGCTGCACGTGGAAGGTGACAGGGCCATCATTCGCAACTGCCGGTTGATCGGGAACCAGGATACGCTGTATGCCGCTACAGAGGGCAGCAGGCAGTTGTATCAGGACTGCTACATCGAAGGCACGACGGACTTTATTTTTGGGGAGGCAACGGTTGTGTTCCTGAACTGCACGATCAAAAGCCTGAAAGATTCTTACATCACGGCGGCGGCAACTTCGCCTGATCAGAAGTATGGCTTTGTGTTTATCGATTGCAAGCTGATTGCCGATGCCGCCGCAACCAAAGTATACCTGGGCCGGCCATGGCGGCCCTACTCCAAAACCGTGTTCCTCAACTCCGAAATGGGCAACCACATTCGCCCGGAAGGCTGGGACAACTGGCGAAATCCGGAAAATGAAAAGACGGTGCTGTACGCGGAGTATAACTCAAAAGGAGCCGGAGCCAATGCAAAGAGCAGGGTGAACTGGTCAAGGCAACTGACGGCAAAGGAGGCGAAGCAGTATACCCTGGAGAACATCTTCCCGGAGTGGAAACCGCTGCAGCGGAAGTAA
- a CDS encoding glycoside hydrolase family 28 protein produces the protein MKIYRYVRTLCILALLLTMAGCTKKSTVATQPEAAAGTNENTTSDPWQQVEGILAQIVPPTFPDKDFDVTTYGAVGDGKTDNSEAIRKAIQACSSAGGGRVVVPAGKYLTGPIYLESNVNLHVEKDARVLFSTNPKDYLPLVYTRWEGVELMNYSPLIYAFEEKNIAVTGEGVLDGQANETNWWPWKGNKRHGWQVGTPNQNDSDKRAALFEMAENNVPVSERKFGEGYYLRPQFVQPYRCENVLIEGVTIVNSPMWILNPVLCNNVTIQGVTVESQGPNSDGCDPESCKNVLIKDCFFNTGDDCIAIKSGRNADGRRINVPSENIIIQGCTMANGHGGVVIGSEISGGVRNVFAENCTMNSPLLDRALRIKTSSMRGGVVENVYLRNIEVGQVAEQVIRVNMFYEDEGPYIPTVRNVEVRNMTVQNGGDVGVLLEGYAESPVQNLRLINVQINNVKEPYKFSNVKNIEFENVTINGKPIILPDSISPAG, from the coding sequence ATGAAGATCTATAGGTATGTGCGAACACTCTGCATCCTTGCCCTGCTACTAACCATGGCTGGCTGTACTAAAAAAAGCACTGTTGCCACGCAACCGGAAGCGGCTGCAGGTACAAACGAAAACACTACTTCAGATCCGTGGCAGCAGGTGGAGGGTATACTTGCCCAAATCGTACCGCCTACTTTTCCTGACAAGGATTTTGATGTGACCACCTATGGCGCGGTAGGAGACGGCAAAACAGATAACTCAGAGGCGATTCGAAAAGCCATCCAGGCCTGCAGCAGTGCTGGCGGTGGGCGCGTGGTGGTGCCAGCCGGCAAGTACCTGACCGGCCCCATCTACCTGGAAAGCAACGTAAACCTGCATGTGGAGAAGGATGCCAGAGTCTTGTTCTCTACTAATCCGAAAGATTATTTGCCTTTGGTTTACACGCGTTGGGAAGGGGTGGAGTTGATGAATTATTCTCCGCTCATCTATGCGTTCGAAGAGAAGAATATTGCCGTTACGGGCGAGGGTGTACTGGACGGACAGGCCAATGAAACCAACTGGTGGCCATGGAAAGGAAACAAGCGACATGGCTGGCAAGTGGGCACGCCTAACCAGAACGATTCTGATAAAAGAGCTGCTTTGTTTGAGATGGCAGAAAACAATGTGCCGGTAAGCGAGCGCAAGTTTGGGGAGGGCTATTACCTGCGTCCGCAGTTCGTGCAGCCGTACCGCTGTGAGAATGTGCTCATCGAGGGCGTGACGATCGTAAACTCGCCCATGTGGATTCTGAACCCGGTGCTGTGCAACAATGTGACGATACAGGGCGTGACGGTGGAGAGCCAGGGGCCGAACTCAGACGGCTGCGACCCGGAATCCTGTAAAAACGTGCTCATCAAAGACTGCTTTTTTAACACCGGCGACGACTGCATTGCCATCAAATCCGGCAGAAACGCCGACGGACGCAGAATAAATGTGCCAAGCGAAAACATCATCATACAAGGCTGTACCATGGCAAACGGACATGGCGGTGTGGTGATCGGAAGCGAAATTTCGGGTGGTGTACGGAATGTGTTTGCGGAGAACTGCACCATGAACAGTCCTTTGTTGGATAGAGCCTTACGAATCAAAACGAGTTCTATGCGCGGCGGCGTGGTTGAGAATGTGTACCTGCGCAACATTGAGGTGGGCCAGGTGGCAGAGCAGGTCATACGGGTGAACATGTTTTACGAGGATGAAGGTCCTTATATACCGACTGTACGCAATGTGGAAGTGCGGAACATGACGGTGCAGAATGGGGGTGATGTAGGTGTTCTGTTAGAAGGCTATGCCGAGTCGCCGGTACAGAATCTGCGCCTGATCAATGTGCAGATCAACAATGTGAAGGAGCCTTACAAGTTCTCAAACGTGAAGAACATCGAGTTCGAAAACGTTACCATCAACGGCAAGCCGATTATACTTCCAGACAGTATTTCGCCGGCAGGGTAG
- a CDS encoding VOC family protein: MKLEHFALNVEDPQAMTEWYVAHLGLKVVKQQKEAPFMTFLADDSGRIMIEVYRNPANEVPPYRTMNPLLVHLAFVSENPDNDRYRLLQAGASLESDQKLEDGSHLVMLRDPWGLAVQLCKRGTPMLKAKEEENQKSSVH, from the coding sequence ATGAAACTAGAACACTTTGCGCTGAATGTGGAAGACCCGCAGGCGATGACAGAATGGTATGTAGCGCACCTTGGGCTAAAGGTAGTAAAACAGCAAAAAGAAGCTCCCTTCATGACTTTCCTGGCTGATGACAGCGGCCGGATCATGATAGAGGTTTACCGGAACCCTGCTAACGAAGTACCACCTTACCGCACCATGAACCCCTTGCTCGTGCATCTGGCTTTCGTTTCAGAAAACCCAGACAACGACCGGTACCGGTTGCTGCAAGCAGGAGCCAGCCTGGAGTCAGACCAGAAATTGGAGGATGGTTCGCACCTGGTGATGCTGCGCGACCCTTGGGGGCTGGCGGTGCAGCTGTGCAAAAGAGGTACGCCCATGCTCAAAGCGAAAGAAGAAGAAAATCAAAAGTCCAGCGTGCATTAA
- a CDS encoding dienelactone hydrolase family protein — MSKRSFYTTLCRCISFSLVLAVTCAGAFAQQVKSDVGNFYPLLDAYSSKSNASLSYLAKDWKNTEKWRKNAKAKLHELLAFDPAPAPLNTEVLSTTKREGYTQYLVRYNLNALQQTEAFLLVPDNFTKPAPAVIALHDHGGFYFFGKEKHTLTDDQPAILKEYIENLYEGRHYADELAKRGFVVLCPDAIYFGSQKLDPATLVDNKGYFEKIEGANESERIKIYNKQVAGPNEVAMNKTILTSGTTWLGIIAQNDRVAVDFLLSRPEVDPERIGSIGLSLGGLRSTYLFGLDPRIKTGVVAAFSTTYNEMLQQHAHHTWMMYVPRQYEFLDLPDVASLNAPRPLLVLNCKQDKLFSMEGMQAAEQRLSRIYTKMKAPEKFSSRYYDVPHSMTIQMQEDAIAWLEKWLK, encoded by the coding sequence ATGTCTAAACGTTCCTTCTATACTACGCTTTGCAGATGTATCAGCTTTAGCCTGGTACTCGCCGTAACTTGTGCTGGCGCCTTTGCCCAGCAGGTAAAATCTGATGTGGGCAACTTTTACCCGCTGCTGGATGCCTATTCGAGCAAGAGCAACGCGAGCTTATCATACCTGGCAAAAGATTGGAAGAACACGGAGAAGTGGCGGAAAAACGCAAAGGCGAAGCTGCACGAGTTACTGGCTTTTGATCCGGCGCCAGCCCCTCTCAACACAGAAGTACTTAGCACGACCAAACGGGAGGGCTACACGCAGTACCTGGTGCGCTACAACCTAAATGCACTGCAGCAAACGGAGGCGTTTCTACTTGTGCCAGATAACTTCACCAAGCCTGCCCCAGCCGTCATTGCCCTGCACGACCACGGCGGTTTCTACTTCTTTGGGAAGGAAAAACACACCCTGACGGATGATCAGCCAGCAATTTTGAAGGAGTACATTGAGAACCTGTACGAGGGCAGGCACTATGCGGATGAGCTGGCCAAGCGGGGCTTTGTGGTGCTCTGTCCGGATGCCATTTACTTTGGCTCCCAAAAGTTAGATCCCGCAACGTTAGTGGATAACAAAGGCTATTTCGAGAAAATAGAGGGTGCCAATGAAAGTGAGCGCATCAAGATCTACAACAAGCAGGTGGCCGGGCCGAACGAGGTAGCCATGAATAAAACCATACTTACCTCCGGCACTACCTGGCTGGGCATCATTGCGCAAAACGACAGAGTGGCGGTAGACTTTCTGCTGTCGCGGCCAGAGGTGGACCCGGAGCGGATTGGCAGCATCGGGCTGTCATTGGGAGGCCTGCGCAGTACGTACCTTTTCGGACTGGACCCAAGAATTAAAACAGGCGTGGTGGCTGCTTTCTCGACCACGTACAACGAAATGCTGCAGCAGCACGCCCACCACACTTGGATGATGTATGTGCCGCGGCAGTACGAGTTTCTGGATTTGCCGGATGTGGCCTCCCTGAATGCGCCGCGCCCTTTGCTGGTGCTGAATTGCAAGCAGGACAAGCTCTTCAGCATGGAGGGAATGCAGGCGGCAGAACAGAGACTATCGCGTATCTATACCAAAATGAAAGCGCCGGAAAAATTCTCTTCCCGGTATTACGATGTGCCACACTCCATGACGATCCAAATGCAGGAAGACGCCATTGCCTGGCTGGAGAAGTGGCTAAAGTAG
- a CDS encoding pectate lyase family protein has translation MKAQSILYIALLLGSLTNCTPKATNRAALPAETTQQAIAFPGAEGAGRHTTGGRGGNVFIVSNLNDSGPGSLREAVQQQGPRTIVFAVSGTIELQSKLSIDMGDVTIAGQSAPGDGICIKGYPVTVAADNVIIRYMRFRMGNEHNQEADALGGRQHKNIIVDHCSVSWSVDECVSFYTNEDFTLQWSIISESLNSSLHAKGNHGYGGIWGGKRASFHHNLFAHHNSRNPRFSGSKYETDVPSRQLDYRNNVIYNWGMNSAYGGEEGEHNMVNNYYKSGPATPAAVKSRIVNPSKPYGKFYVQGNYVVGDEKVSQDNWAGGVQCDDPAITRSSSPFNFAPVTTTSAQEAYQQVLASAGASLRRDAVDTRVIAEVRTGTATFTGAKSGKPGIIDSQEEVGGWPELKSLPAPADADRDGMPDSWEQEHKLNPNNAADAAAFALAKQYTNLEVYLNSLVQQESAQ, from the coding sequence ATGAAAGCACAAAGCATACTTTACATAGCCCTCCTGCTTGGCAGCCTGACTAATTGCACACCAAAAGCAACAAACCGAGCTGCCTTGCCTGCAGAAACTACGCAACAAGCCATTGCTTTTCCGGGAGCGGAAGGTGCGGGTAGGCACACCACTGGAGGCCGGGGCGGTAACGTATTTATAGTAAGTAACCTGAACGACAGCGGTCCCGGGAGCCTGCGTGAAGCGGTTCAGCAGCAGGGGCCACGCACAATTGTCTTTGCCGTCTCCGGTACTATTGAGCTGCAATCAAAGCTAAGTATAGATATGGGAGATGTGACCATTGCAGGCCAGTCTGCTCCCGGCGATGGTATCTGCATCAAAGGCTATCCGGTGACTGTGGCTGCTGATAATGTAATCATCCGGTACATGCGTTTTCGGATGGGCAATGAGCACAATCAGGAGGCAGACGCTTTAGGAGGGCGGCAGCACAAAAACATCATCGTAGACCATTGCTCTGTCAGTTGGTCGGTGGATGAATGCGTATCTTTTTACACTAACGAAGACTTTACCTTACAGTGGTCCATCATCTCCGAAAGCCTCAACTCCTCGCTCCACGCGAAAGGGAACCATGGCTACGGCGGTATCTGGGGAGGCAAACGTGCTTCGTTTCACCACAACTTGTTTGCCCACCACAACAGCCGTAACCCCCGTTTTTCTGGTTCCAAGTATGAAACCGATGTACCCAGCCGCCAGCTGGATTACCGAAACAACGTGATCTACAACTGGGGTATGAACAGCGCCTACGGTGGTGAAGAGGGCGAGCATAACATGGTGAACAACTACTACAAGTCCGGTCCGGCCACACCCGCAGCCGTGAAGAGCCGCATTGTGAATCCATCAAAACCCTACGGGAAGTTTTATGTGCAGGGCAATTATGTGGTAGGTGATGAGAAAGTAAGTCAGGACAACTGGGCGGGCGGCGTGCAGTGTGATGACCCAGCCATAACACGTAGCAGTAGCCCTTTTAACTTTGCACCTGTCACCACAACTTCGGCGCAGGAGGCGTACCAGCAGGTGTTGGCTTCAGCCGGTGCTTCTCTGAGAAGAGATGCCGTTGATACCCGTGTGATAGCGGAAGTGAGAACAGGCACCGCCACGTTTACAGGCGCAAAAAGCGGCAAGCCCGGCATCATCGACTCGCAGGAAGAGGTGGGCGGCTGGCCCGAGCTAAAATCGTTACCGGCTCCGGCAGATGCAGATAGGGATGGCATGCCAGATAGTTGGGAGCAAGAGCACAAGCTTAATCCAAACAATGCTGCCGACGCGGCTGCCTTTGCCCTTGCGAAGCAATACACGAACCTGGAAGTGTACCTGAACAGCCTGGTGCAACAGGAGTCAGCACAGTAA
- a CDS encoding pectate lyase family protein, with protein sequence MHKIRISLFSTLLAAGLLACGSGSEGEPEPQPEPVSEISPDTKPEGEAIAFPGAEGFGKITTGGRGGKVYIVTNLNDSGAGSLREAVNAFGARTIVFAVSGTIDLKSSLTIRNGDITIAGQSAPGDGICIRNFPVTVNADNVIVRYMRFRMGDANGVEGDALGGRNRKNIIIDHCSISWATDEVASFYDNENFTMQWCLVSESLNESVHTKGAHGYGGMWGGMGASFHHNLLAHHNSRLPRFNGARYHKQPAKEVVDYVNNVVYNWGGNSSYGGEEGNHNMVNNYYKAGPATSSSKSSRIVNPSISDEFGYGKFYVSGNLVAGNAAVSADNWNGGVQGAPIAEVKAAQPFNVVAIPEQTATAAYEELLNKVGASLHRDAVDQRVIADVRAGTGANGKNGNGLIDSQEDVGGWPELRSETAPADADKDGIPDTWENQNGLNPNEPKDGSYYKKGTAYTYLEVYLNSLVE encoded by the coding sequence ATGCATAAAATCCGAATATCCCTGTTTAGCACCTTGTTGGCAGCAGGCTTGCTAGCCTGTGGGTCAGGTAGCGAAGGAGAACCCGAACCGCAGCCAGAGCCTGTAAGCGAAATCAGCCCCGACACAAAGCCAGAAGGAGAGGCGATAGCTTTCCCGGGAGCAGAGGGATTTGGGAAAATTACAACCGGTGGACGGGGCGGTAAAGTATACATCGTCACTAATTTGAATGACAGCGGCGCCGGCAGTCTGCGCGAAGCCGTAAACGCATTCGGCGCCAGAACAATCGTGTTTGCCGTTTCAGGCACCATCGATCTTAAGTCCTCGCTCACCATACGCAACGGCGACATCACCATCGCAGGCCAGTCCGCTCCGGGCGATGGTATCTGTATTCGCAACTTCCCGGTTACAGTGAATGCTGACAATGTGATCGTGCGTTACATGCGCTTCCGGATGGGAGATGCCAATGGTGTAGAAGGCGATGCGCTGGGAGGCCGTAACAGGAAGAACATCATCATCGACCATTGCTCTATCAGTTGGGCTACCGACGAGGTGGCCTCCTTTTATGACAACGAAAACTTCACCATGCAGTGGTGCCTGGTATCGGAGAGCCTGAATGAGTCGGTGCACACGAAAGGAGCACACGGTTACGGCGGCATGTGGGGTGGCATGGGCGCTTCGTTTCACCACAACCTGCTGGCGCACCACAACAGCCGTTTGCCGCGGTTTAATGGCGCACGCTACCACAAGCAGCCGGCAAAAGAAGTGGTTGATTACGTGAACAACGTGGTCTACAACTGGGGCGGTAACAGCAGCTACGGCGGCGAAGAGGGAAACCACAACATGGTGAACAACTACTACAAAGCGGGCCCTGCTACCTCCTCCTCCAAGAGCAGCAGAATAGTGAACCCAAGTATAAGCGATGAGTTTGGCTACGGCAAATTTTACGTTTCCGGCAATTTGGTGGCAGGCAATGCGGCCGTTTCGGCTGATAACTGGAATGGTGGGGTGCAGGGAGCACCGATTGCAGAAGTTAAGGCAGCGCAGCCTTTCAATGTCGTGGCTATACCTGAGCAAACTGCTACTGCCGCTTATGAAGAACTTTTAAATAAAGTAGGAGCCAGCCTGCACCGCGATGCGGTAGACCAGCGGGTAATTGCCGATGTACGGGCAGGCACCGGAGCAAACGGCAAGAACGGCAACGGCCTCATCGACTCGCAGGAAGATGTGGGCGGTTGGCCTGAGTTAAGATCAGAAACGGCTCCGGCAGATGCGGACAAAGACGGTATTCCAGATACCTGGGAAAACCAGAACGGCCTCAACCCAAACGAACCAAAGGATGGCAGCTACTACAAAAAAGGCACAGCCTATACTTACCTGGAAGTATACCTGAACAGTTTGGTAGAATAA